Proteins from a single region of Desulfolutivibrio sulfoxidireducens:
- a CDS encoding sensor histidine kinase, which yields MRQDDYKRLRLKIIATTLAFSFVPLLVLGVTIYLKTETAYVGKVYGNLRTLVENKKNTVDLFLNERISQLTTLAFTETLGQLSDETYLEKVFSILQLHSKSFLDLQVIDQDGKTVAYCGPYHLKDVNYGQEAWFSMAMARGLFVSDVFLGFRKYPHFIIAVTRREGDRSWILRAAIDSDIFDSLVRSVHLGATGDAFLLNSDNVLQTKPRFDDTILEKIDFPRFSKFSGSQVEEFKVKGKTSIYALSWLDNKDWLLVIKDDPREELLPLYRARWLLVFILFGGMLVIIGGAVFIANSMVGQLVRSEREKASLDASLTQSSKMAALGKLAAGVAHEVNNPLAIIMEKAGWMRDLLSEEDVKASPNFREYEDALQKIEFHVRRAKDVTHRLLGFARRMDPLRDDVNVNILLDQTKSFLENEASFRNIKIVTEYSKWTPCITSDASQLQQVFLNILDNAIDAIDKDGVITVATRHDSQADTVVITITDTGKGMPKEVADKIFDPFFTTKKVGEGTGLGLTISYSIIEKLGGKIALQSAEGKGTTFTITLPVKSRT from the coding sequence ATGCGACAAGACGACTACAAACGGCTTCGTCTGAAGATCATCGCCACCACCCTGGCCTTTTCCTTTGTTCCCCTTCTGGTCTTGGGCGTGACCATCTACCTCAAGACCGAGACCGCCTATGTGGGCAAGGTCTACGGCAACCTGCGCACCCTGGTGGAGAACAAAAAAAACACCGTTGACCTGTTTTTGAACGAACGCATCTCCCAACTCACCACCCTGGCCTTCACCGAAACCCTTGGGCAGCTCTCCGACGAAACCTACCTGGAAAAGGTCTTTTCCATCCTGCAACTGCATTCCAAGTCCTTCCTCGACCTCCAGGTCATCGACCAGGATGGCAAGACCGTGGCCTACTGCGGGCCCTACCACTTAAAAGACGTCAATTACGGCCAGGAGGCCTGGTTCAGCATGGCCATGGCCCGGGGGCTTTTCGTCAGCGACGTCTTTTTGGGGTTTCGCAAATACCCCCACTTCATCATCGCCGTGACCCGGCGCGAGGGCGACCGGTCCTGGATCCTGCGGGCGGCCATCGATTCGGACATCTTCGATTCCCTGGTGCGCAGCGTCCATCTGGGCGCGACCGGGGACGCTTTTCTGCTCAACTCCGACAACGTATTGCAGACCAAACCGCGCTTTGACGACACCATCCTGGAGAAGATCGACTTCCCGCGTTTTTCCAAGTTCTCGGGCAGCCAGGTGGAGGAGTTCAAGGTCAAAGGCAAAACCAGCATCTACGCCCTGTCCTGGCTGGATAACAAGGACTGGCTGCTGGTCATCAAGGACGACCCCCGGGAGGAGCTTTTGCCCCTGTACCGGGCGCGTTGGCTCTTGGTCTTCATCCTCTTCGGGGGGATGCTGGTCATCATCGGCGGGGCGGTGTTCATCGCCAATTCCATGGTCGGCCAGTTGGTGCGTTCCGAACGGGAAAAGGCCTCCCTGGACGCCTCGCTGACCCAGTCGAGCAAGATGGCGGCCCTTGGCAAGCTGGCCGCCGGTGTGGCCCACGAGGTCAACAACCCCCTGGCGATCATCATGGAGAAGGCCGGGTGGATGCGCGACCTGTTAAGCGAGGAGGATGTCAAGGCCAGCCCCAACTTCAGGGAATACGAGGACGCCCTCCAGAAGATCGAATTCCACGTGCGCCGGGCCAAGGACGTCACCCACCGGCTTCTGGGATTCGCCAGGCGCATGGACCCCCTTCGCGACGACGTCAACGTGAACATCCTTCTGGATCAGACCAAGTCGTTTCTGGAAAACGAGGCCTCGTTCCGCAACATCAAGATCGTCACGGAATACAGCAAGTGGACACCCTGCATCACCAGCGACGCCTCGCAGTTGCAGCAGGTCTTTTTGAACATCTTGGACAACGCCATCGACGCCATCGACAAGGACGGGGTCATCACCGTGGCCACCCGCCACGATTCGCAGGCGGACACGGTGGTCATCACCATCACGGACACGGGCAAGGGCATGCCCAAGGAAGTGGCGGACAAGATCTTCGACCCCTTTTTCACCACCAAGAAGGTCGGGGAGGGCACGGGCCTGGGGCTGACCATCAGCTACAGCATTATCGAAAAGCTTGGCGGCAAGATCGCCCTGCAAAGCGCCGAAGGCAAGGGCACCACCTTCACCATCACCCTCCCCGTGAAAAGCCGGACCTGA
- a CDS encoding sigma-54-dependent transcriptional regulator, which translates to MSIKILIVDDEPDFIETMVKRFTFRKMPVTAAKSGIEALTILETEAFDVVIMDVRMPGKDGIETLKEIKKHHPLTEVIMLTGHASVESGMRGMSLGAYDYVLKPVDFDELLDKVRKAHERKQLNEGRRSAQ; encoded by the coding sequence ATGAGCATCAAGATTCTCATCGTGGACGACGAGCCCGATTTCATTGAAACCATGGTCAAGCGGTTCACGTTCCGCAAGATGCCGGTCACAGCCGCGAAAAGCGGCATCGAGGCCCTGACCATCCTGGAGACCGAGGCCTTTGACGTGGTCATCATGGACGTGCGCATGCCGGGCAAGGACGGCATCGAGACCCTCAAAGAGATCAAGAAACACCACCCGCTCACGGAGGTGATCATGCTCACCGGGCATGCCTCAGTGGAGTCGGGCATGCGCGGCATGTCGCTTGGAGCCTACGATTATGTGCTCAAGCCCGTGGATTTCGACGAACTCCTGGACAAGGTGCGCAAGGCCCACGAGAGAAAGCAGCTCAATGAAGGACGACGCTCCGCGCAGTGA
- a CDS encoding sensor histidine kinase: MKDDAPRSDDGTTAGGADPVPSASPRPGKSRPLWPHTLAVPGCTALAVLAAMVLPAPLAVILAFFTGSLCAWSAMEMASRIRSSERERCALDAQLIQSQKLAAIGELSSGIAHEINNPMAIIAQEADWMTHLMGRPELSPESLAELRDSLAEVVRQVDRCKTITHNLLNFSRKMEPILQEEHLERIMEDMVLLVEKEARQKGVAIVRDYGPGIPAIRTDVPLVRQVILNLLLNAFQAIEGQGAITVSTRRAGEGRVAIAVADTGVGIAPENLQKIFNPFFTTKAPGKGTGLGLSLCHGIVDRLGGAITVESEEGRGSTFTVTLPG, from the coding sequence ATGAAGGACGACGCTCCGCGCAGTGACGACGGGACGACGGCCGGGGGGGCGGATCCGGTCCCGTCCGCCTCGCCCAGGCCGGGAAAATCCCGCCCCCTGTGGCCGCACACCCTGGCCGTGCCCGGGTGTACGGCCCTGGCCGTTCTCGCGGCCATGGTTCTCCCCGCCCCCCTGGCCGTGATCCTGGCCTTTTTCACCGGGAGCCTGTGCGCCTGGTCCGCCATGGAGATGGCCTCGCGCATCCGCTCCTCGGAGCGGGAGCGGTGCGCCCTGGATGCCCAGCTCATCCAGTCCCAGAAACTGGCGGCCATTGGTGAGTTGTCCTCGGGCATCGCCCACGAGATCAACAACCCCATGGCCATCATCGCCCAGGAAGCGGACTGGATGACCCACCTCATGGGCCGGCCCGAGCTTTCCCCGGAGAGTCTGGCCGAACTGCGCGATTCCCTGGCCGAGGTGGTGCGCCAGGTGGACCGCTGCAAGACCATCACCCACAATCTGCTCAATTTTTCGCGCAAGATGGAGCCCATCCTCCAAGAGGAGCATCTGGAGCGGATCATGGAGGACATGGTCCTTTTGGTGGAGAAGGAGGCCCGGCAAAAGGGCGTGGCCATCGTGCGCGACTATGGCCCCGGCATCCCGGCCATACGCACCGACGTGCCCCTGGTGCGCCAGGTGATCCTGAACCTGCTTTTGAACGCCTTCCAGGCCATCGAGGGCCAGGGCGCGATCACCGTGTCCACCCGGCGGGCCGGCGAGGGTCGGGTGGCCATTGCCGTGGCCGACACCGGGGTGGGCATCGCCCCGGAGAACCTGCAAAAGATCTTCAATCCTTTTTTCACCACCAAGGCCCCGGGCAAGGGAACCGGGCTTGGGCTGTCCCTGTGCCACGGCATCGTGGACAGGCTGGGCGGCGCGATCACGGTGGAGAGCGAGGAGGGCCGGGGGTCCACCTTCACCGTGACCCTGCCCGGGTAA
- a CDS encoding response regulator has product MSEPIRVLVVDDEDRFRTTLVKLLGAQGFHAEAAPDGVQALALLSEKPFDVVLLDVKMPGLSGQEVLPRIKEIAPDVEVLILTGHASVDIAAQMIAGGAADYLLKPCPLDELVGCVRAVYDRRKAVGPR; this is encoded by the coding sequence ATGTCGGAACCCATCCGCGTCCTGGTCGTGGACGACGAGGACCGTTTCCGCACCACCCTGGTCAAGCTTCTGGGGGCCCAGGGGTTTCACGCCGAGGCGGCCCCGGACGGGGTCCAGGCCCTGGCGCTGCTCTCGGAAAAGCCCTTCGACGTGGTGCTTTTGGACGTCAAGATGCCGGGCTTAAGCGGCCAGGAGGTCCTGCCGCGCATCAAGGAGATCGCCCCCGATGTGGAGGTGTTGATCCTGACCGGGCACGCCTCGGTGGACATCGCGGCCCAGATGATCGCCGGGGGCGCGGCGGACTACCTGCTCAAGCCCTGCCCCCTGGACGAATTGGTGGGGTGCGTGCGGGCCGTGTACGACCGCCGCAAGGCCGTGGGGCCGAGGTAG
- a CDS encoding PEP/pyruvate-binding domain-containing protein — protein MSGGFLTRLKRFLATQYGLGRDPTVQDAGLSFRAKYNFFQELLESNSELLKIIADMETKLHGRELFGMAYVRSQSSRAVFHAMRMIRAFEGLSGRPRPVLNTLVEGIREEVKLALMARRDQENTSFALPLSKVTASMVDDVGGKCANLGEVGNRVGLPVPRGFAVTTTAFRAFFEAAGLPEEIARLKLTLALDDPASLAAVSEDIQHLILRAELPPAVARAIVDAHRDMAGKAGVPPEDLKVAMRSSAIGEDGELSFAGQYLSILNVPAERLLSSYKYVAASLYTPRAISYRVLKGIADDDVAMSVACLEMVESRAAGVMYTRHPLHPEQDRVIINAVWGLGPYAVDGVVNPDTYVVAKDGSGVLETRVSEKPVMLVGAAHGTLEEKPVPEALRTAPCLDEARILQLADYGLSLERHYGCPQDVEWALDPEGRLVILQSRPLAMAPGAEMAGACGRPDMPRVTGREVLATGGEPASSGVGVGPVVRVLRDEDLEGFPQGGVLVAGHSSPKYMVVMPRCAAIVAEHGSVTGHMASLCREFGVPTLLGVPNALSLLPEGEVVTVDAWSATIYRGRVEELAGLGAPREILLKDTPVHGVLTRVMGLIAPLHLLDPKSKDFCEASCTTIHDVMRLLHEWSYTEMFRISDMASGQAGMAMRLAAVTGLDLYVIDLGGGIAPGAGKGGKVAVEEIVSRPFLALLDGLVLDREHVRTPRPVQLKGFMSVLGEQMLSSPTSGGQRFGDKSYAIISDKYLNFSSRVGYHYGVLDCYCGKTVNKNYITFSFKGGAADDVKRSRRARGIALILTRLGFTVEVVGDRVAGRFQKFEPAVIEERLVSMGRLLQFTRQTDMLMVDEKSVAAMADCFFSGACQFTGEGAGE, from the coding sequence ATGAGCGGCGGCTTTCTCACGCGGCTGAAGCGGTTTCTGGCCACGCAGTACGGCCTCGGCCGGGACCCGACGGTTCAGGACGCGGGCCTCTCCTTCCGGGCCAAGTACAATTTTTTCCAGGAGCTCCTCGAGTCCAACAGCGAGCTTTTGAAAATCATCGCGGACATGGAGACCAAGCTGCACGGCCGGGAGCTTTTCGGCATGGCCTACGTGCGCTCCCAGTCCAGCCGGGCCGTGTTTCACGCCATGCGCATGATCCGGGCCTTCGAGGGCCTGTCCGGACGTCCCCGTCCGGTCCTGAACACCCTGGTGGAAGGCATCCGCGAGGAGGTCAAGCTGGCCCTGATGGCCCGGCGCGACCAGGAAAACACGTCTTTCGCCCTGCCCCTGTCCAAGGTCACCGCGTCCATGGTGGATGACGTGGGCGGCAAGTGCGCCAACCTGGGCGAGGTGGGAAACCGGGTCGGCCTGCCCGTGCCCCGGGGGTTCGCCGTGACCACGACCGCGTTCCGGGCCTTTTTCGAGGCCGCCGGCCTGCCCGAGGAGATCGCCCGGCTCAAGCTGACCCTGGCCCTGGATGATCCGGCCTCGCTTGCGGCCGTGAGCGAAGACATCCAGCACCTGATCCTGCGCGCCGAGCTGCCCCCGGCCGTGGCCCGGGCCATCGTGGACGCCCACCGGGACATGGCCGGGAAGGCCGGCGTCCCCCCCGAGGACCTGAAGGTGGCCATGCGCTCCAGCGCCATCGGCGAGGACGGGGAGCTGTCCTTCGCCGGACAGTACCTGTCGATCCTCAACGTCCCGGCCGAACGGCTTTTATCCTCCTATAAGTACGTGGCCGCCAGCCTGTACACCCCCCGGGCCATCTCCTATCGCGTGCTCAAGGGCATCGCCGACGACGACGTGGCCATGAGCGTGGCCTGTCTGGAGATGGTCGAATCCCGGGCCGCCGGGGTCATGTACACCCGCCATCCCCTGCATCCGGAACAGGACCGGGTGATCATCAACGCCGTATGGGGACTTGGGCCGTATGCCGTGGACGGGGTGGTCAACCCGGACACCTACGTTGTGGCCAAGGACGGATCGGGCGTGCTGGAGACGCGGGTCAGCGAGAAGCCGGTGATGCTCGTGGGCGCGGCCCATGGGACGCTTGAGGAAAAACCCGTTCCCGAGGCGCTGCGCACCGCGCCCTGCCTGGACGAGGCCCGGATTCTGCAACTGGCGGACTACGGGCTTTCCCTGGAGCGGCACTACGGGTGTCCCCAGGACGTGGAGTGGGCCCTTGATCCTGAAGGACGCCTGGTGATCCTGCAGTCGCGGCCTCTGGCCATGGCCCCGGGCGCGGAGATGGCGGGCGCCTGCGGCCGCCCGGACATGCCCCGGGTCACGGGGCGCGAGGTCCTGGCCACAGGCGGGGAGCCGGCCTCGTCCGGGGTGGGCGTGGGGCCGGTGGTCCGGGTCCTTCGCGACGAGGACCTGGAGGGCTTTCCCCAGGGCGGGGTGCTGGTGGCCGGGCATTCCTCGCCGAAATACATGGTGGTCATGCCCCGGTGCGCGGCCATCGTCGCCGAGCACGGCAGCGTCACCGGGCACATGGCCTCGCTGTGCCGTGAGTTCGGCGTGCCCACCCTGCTTGGCGTGCCGAACGCGCTTTCGCTTCTGCCGGAGGGGGAGGTGGTCACGGTGGACGCGTGGTCGGCGACGATCTACCGGGGCCGGGTGGAGGAGCTGGCCGGACTGGGCGCGCCCCGGGAGATCCTCCTGAAGGACACCCCGGTGCACGGGGTCCTGACCCGGGTCATGGGGCTCATTGCTCCGCTGCACCTGCTCGACCCCAAGTCCAAGGATTTTTGCGAGGCCTCGTGCACGACCATCCACGACGTGATGCGGCTTTTGCACGAGTGGTCGTACACGGAGATGTTCCGCATCAGCGACATGGCCTCGGGCCAGGCCGGCATGGCCATGCGGCTTGCCGCCGTGACCGGCCTGGACCTGTACGTCATCGACCTGGGCGGGGGCATTGCCCCGGGCGCGGGGAAGGGCGGAAAGGTGGCGGTGGAGGAGATCGTGTCCCGGCCGTTTCTGGCCCTTCTTGACGGCCTGGTGCTGGACCGGGAGCATGTGCGCACGCCCCGGCCGGTGCAGCTTAAGGGCTTCATGTCGGTATTGGGCGAGCAGATGCTGTCCTCGCCGACGTCTGGCGGGCAGCGGTTCGGGGACAAAAGCTACGCGATCATCTCGGACAAGTACCTCAATTTCAGCTCCCGGGTGGGCTACCACTACGGCGTGCTCGACTGCTATTGCGGCAAAACCGTGAACAAGAACTACATCACGTTCTCGTTCAAGGGCGGGGCGGCCGACGACGTCAAGCGCTCGCGCCGGGCCCGGGGCATCGCCCTGATCCTGACCCGGCTGGGGTTCACGGTGGAGGTGGTCGGGGACCGGGTGGCCGGGCGGTTCCAGAAGTTCGAGCCGGCGGTCATCGAGGAGCGGCTTGTGTCCATGGGGCGGCTTTTGCAGTTCACCCGGCAGACGGACATGCTCATGGTGGACGAGAAAAGCGTCGCGGCCATGGCCGACTGCTTTTTTTCCGGAGCCTGCCAGTTCACCGGGGAGGGGGCGGGGGAATAA